One uncultured Caproiciproducens sp. DNA segment encodes these proteins:
- a CDS encoding D-alanyl-D-alanine carboxypeptidase family protein: MKKMRQILSITILTILVVFSSFKANAATFNIDFDPSSAAVELVNLDTDTVVYQKNADVRREPASTTKIMTFIIASEQIKDLDGTKITITKDLMDTLLGTGSSMSNIKIGDQLTALQLMNCMLVPSGNDAALFLADYVGKGSVDSFVDMMNAKAKELGCTGTHFTNPHGLHDENHYTTAHDLYLMTKYAMSLPHFTEITSQARATYKPAGGPDAGKERLLITTNLLIDKNTGSQYYYQYARGIKTGHTDESGYCLVSSATAEGYSYLCVALGAPSIDANGNQIKTRGEMVDTKKLYQWAFKNLQLKSILNSNESIGEVKLKDAWNKDKLLLVAEKNYSAMLPMNVSASSVIITKNIPDVVTAPVKKGQVIGTATLSYANQKLTTVNIVAAVSVERSELLHSANTVKAIFTSVWFIVIVSIIVLLVIIYIILALIYNRKKKNLRRVKKYRKM; this comes from the coding sequence ATGAAAAAAATGCGCCAAATACTGTCTATTACCATCTTAACGATATTAGTTGTATTTTCATCATTCAAGGCAAACGCCGCCACATTCAACATCGATTTTGATCCAAGCTCCGCCGCCGTCGAACTCGTGAATTTAGATACGGATACCGTCGTCTATCAAAAAAATGCCGATGTGCGTCGGGAACCTGCTTCGACCACCAAGATTATGACTTTTATCATTGCAAGCGAACAAATTAAAGACCTTGACGGAACAAAAATAACGATCACCAAAGATTTGATGGACACGCTCTTAGGCACAGGCAGCTCCATGTCCAATATTAAGATTGGCGATCAGCTGACCGCCCTTCAGCTAATGAACTGCATGCTGGTTCCAAGCGGGAACGACGCGGCCCTTTTTTTGGCGGACTATGTGGGAAAAGGAAGCGTAGATTCCTTTGTGGATATGATGAATGCCAAGGCGAAAGAGCTTGGCTGCACCGGTACACATTTTACCAACCCGCACGGCCTTCACGATGAGAACCACTACACAACGGCACACGACCTGTACCTTATGACAAAATACGCTATGAGCCTGCCGCATTTTACCGAAATTACCTCGCAGGCACGCGCTACGTATAAACCGGCCGGCGGCCCTGATGCGGGAAAAGAAAGACTACTTATAACTACAAACCTGCTAATCGACAAAAACACGGGAAGTCAGTATTATTATCAATACGCGCGCGGAATTAAAACGGGCCATACCGATGAGTCCGGCTACTGTCTGGTTTCTTCCGCCACGGCCGAAGGGTACAGTTACCTGTGCGTTGCGCTCGGTGCGCCGTCTATAGACGCAAATGGCAATCAAATCAAGACGCGCGGTGAAATGGTTGATACGAAAAAACTTTACCAGTGGGCGTTTAAGAATCTGCAATTAAAAAGCATATTAAACAGCAATGAATCTATCGGTGAAGTCAAGCTGAAAGATGCATGGAATAAAGACAAATTACTCCTTGTGGCCGAAAAAAACTATTCCGCAATGCTCCCAATGAATGTGTCGGCAAGCAGTGTGATCATAACAAAAAACATCCCGGATGTTGTCACTGCGCCCGTAAAAAAAGGGCAGGTCATTGGTACGGCAACTCTCAGTTACGCCAACCAGAAGCTCACAACCGTCAATATTGTGGCCGCTGTAAGCGTTGAGCGCAGCGAACTGCTGCATTCTGCCAATACGGTCAAGGCTATTTTTACTTCTGTGTGGTTTATCGTCATTGTATCAATTATTGTCTTGCTTGTGATTATTTACATTATTTTGGCGCTGATTTACAACCGCAAAAAGAAGAATCTCCGCAGAGTTAAAAAGTACAGAAAAATGTAA
- a CDS encoding D-alanine--D-alanine ligase family protein, which produces MNKKRIAVIFGGSSSEHEVSCLSASSVINNLPKDKYEFICLGITKDGHWYLFNGSPEEIADGRWEHDPLNQPAFISPDRSIGGIVVDGKMGFDVIKVDCVFPVLHGKNGEDGTMQGLLQLSGIPFVGCRALASADCMDKAVTHTLMTAAGIHQANYLWFYAEKYKTGAAKIKLKIDARLGYPIFVKPANAGSSVGVSKVTCEADLDEAVAKAAHEDDKIVVEEAIVGQEVECSVLGNAEPEASTVGEIAASAEFYDYDDKYKSGKSQLYIPAHLDEAVIEEIRSTAVRAFRMIGCSGLSRVDFFVRNGREVILNELNTMPGFTAISMYPKLWEASGIPYSELLDRLITLAFEIKTQY; this is translated from the coding sequence ATGAATAAAAAGAGAATTGCTGTTATTTTCGGCGGCAGCTCATCCGAACATGAAGTGTCATGCCTTTCCGCTTCCTCAGTAATTAACAATTTGCCAAAGGACAAATATGAATTTATCTGTCTTGGCATTACCAAAGACGGGCATTGGTATCTGTTTAACGGATCTCCGGAAGAAATTGCGGACGGCCGCTGGGAGCACGACCCTCTCAACCAGCCCGCGTTTATATCCCCCGACAGGAGCATCGGCGGAATTGTCGTCGACGGAAAAATGGGTTTTGACGTCATCAAGGTGGACTGCGTATTCCCCGTTCTGCATGGCAAAAACGGAGAGGACGGCACAATGCAGGGCCTTTTGCAGCTGAGCGGAATTCCGTTTGTCGGATGCCGCGCGCTTGCTTCCGCCGACTGTATGGATAAAGCCGTCACCCACACGCTGATGACTGCAGCAGGCATCCATCAGGCTAACTATCTTTGGTTCTACGCTGAGAAATACAAAACCGGCGCCGCCAAAATCAAATTAAAAATTGACGCAAGACTTGGGTATCCCATTTTTGTAAAACCGGCGAATGCAGGTTCTTCCGTCGGAGTCAGCAAGGTAACCTGCGAGGCCGACCTTGATGAAGCAGTGGCAAAGGCGGCACATGAAGATGATAAAATTGTTGTGGAAGAAGCCATTGTCGGTCAGGAAGTCGAATGTTCCGTACTGGGCAACGCAGAGCCGGAGGCTTCGACTGTTGGTGAAATCGCGGCTTCGGCTGAATTTTACGATTATGACGACAAATACAAATCCGGAAAATCCCAGCTCTATATTCCGGCGCATCTTGACGAGGCGGTCATTGAAGAAATCCGCTCCACTGCGGTAAGAGCATTTCGCATGATCGGATGCAGCGGCCTTTCCCGGGTAGACTTTTTCGTGCGAAACGGCAGAGAGGTCATTTTGAACGAACTGAATACCATGCCGGGCTTTACCGCCATCAGCATGTACCCGAAGCTTTGGGAGGCCTCCGGCATCCCGTACAGCGAACTGCTTGACAGACTGATAACTCTTGCTTTTGAGATAAAGACACAATACTAA
- the rpmG gene encoding 50S ribosomal protein L33 yields the protein MRVKITLACTECKQRNYNTMKNKKNDPDRLEMNKYCRFCKKHTLHRETK from the coding sequence ATGAGAGTTAAAATTACATTAGCCTGCACTGAGTGCAAACAGCGCAACTACAACACGATGAAAAACAAAAAGAATGATCCGGACAGGCTTGAGATGAACAAGTACTGCAGATTCTGTAAGAAACACACTCTTCACAGAGAAACAAAGTAA
- a CDS encoding DUF1934 domain-containing protein, whose translation MLENYLISIKGRQKIDNETGEIELTTLGSYIKKGSSQYIVYKEYDTDHNNAVQTSVLKVDGSSKVTLMRGGADSTRLILESGKRHLCQYDTGFGNMMVGVFTSKVKSELGDLGGNLEVNYTLDINSNLSSLNELFITVKEANNKDVKNSVTGDQ comes from the coding sequence ATGCTGGAAAATTACCTCATTTCCATCAAAGGCCGGCAGAAAATAGATAACGAAACCGGCGAAATCGAACTGACTACCCTTGGTTCGTATATTAAAAAAGGCAGCAGCCAATATATTGTATATAAAGAATATGACACCGACCACAACAACGCGGTGCAAACCTCGGTGCTGAAAGTAGACGGCAGCTCAAAAGTGACCCTGATGCGCGGAGGAGCCGACAGCACCCGCCTGATTTTGGAAAGCGGAAAGCGGCACCTCTGCCAGTATGACACAGGCTTTGGGAACATGATGGTGGGTGTTTTCACCAGCAAGGTAAAATCTGAACTCGGTGATTTGGGCGGCAATTTGGAAGTCAACTACACGCTGGATATCAACTCCAATTTATCAAGTCTAAATGAGCTTTTTATTACGGTCAAGGAGGCAAATAACAAAGATGTCAAAAATAGTGTTACAGGCGACCAATGA
- the rplK gene encoding 50S ribosomal protein L11, with translation MAQKVTGLIKLQIPAGKATPAPPVGPALGQHGVNIMAFTKEFNERTKNDVGLIIPVVITVYADRSFTFITKTPPAAVLIKKACGLESGSGEPNKKKVAKITREQVRKIAETKMPDLNAASVETAMSMVAGTARSMGIEVVD, from the coding sequence ATGGCTCAAAAGGTTACGGGCTTAATTAAGCTCCAAATACCTGCTGGCAAAGCTACCCCGGCGCCGCCTGTTGGACCGGCCCTCGGTCAGCACGGTGTCAACATCATGGCGTTCACAAAGGAATTCAACGAGCGCACAAAAAATGACGTAGGATTGATTATTCCTGTTGTCATTACTGTTTATGCGGATCGTTCATTTACCTTTATCACAAAGACTCCGCCGGCTGCTGTCCTTATTAAAAAGGCTTGCGGTCTTGAGAGCGGTTCAGGTGAACCGAACAAGAAAAAGGTAGCAAAAATTACCCGCGAGCAGGTCAGAAAAATAGCTGAAACAAAAATGCCTGACTTAAACGCAGCTTCTGTCGAAACAGCCATGAGCATGGTTGCCGGTACAGCGCGCAGCATGGGCATTGAAGTCGTAGATTGA
- the murI gene encoding glutamate racemase, protein MDNRPIGVFDSGLGGLTAVKELLTIMPHESIVYFGDTGRVPYGTRGRETIIKYTKQDMLFLKSNNVKTIVAACNTVSSVAGGIGNNLALPFIGVLKPTAQAAAAATKNKRIGVIGTSATIRSGAYRRELAAIDPAIEVCDRDCPLFVPLVENGWIAQDEQVTRLVAQRYLTPLKEAGIDTLIMGCTHYPIIQHIISEVMGDGVTLIDSGRETAFYCAEILEAQGLLSDRKTDGDCSFYVSDQVEGFSQIAGIFLGKDIKREVSHVNIDLY, encoded by the coding sequence ATGGATAACAGACCGATCGGCGTCTTTGACTCCGGGCTTGGCGGGCTGACCGCCGTAAAAGAGCTATTAACCATTATGCCGCATGAAAGCATCGTTTATTTCGGCGACACCGGCCGTGTTCCGTATGGAACGCGAGGCCGCGAAACCATTATCAAATACACAAAACAGGATATGTTGTTTTTAAAATCCAACAATGTAAAAACAATTGTAGCCGCATGTAATACAGTAAGCTCGGTAGCGGGCGGCATCGGTAATAATCTTGCCCTGCCGTTCATCGGCGTACTTAAGCCGACAGCACAAGCCGCCGCCGCCGCCACCAAGAATAAACGGATTGGCGTGATCGGCACCTCAGCAACGATTCGCAGCGGTGCGTACCGGCGGGAGCTTGCCGCAATTGATCCCGCAATCGAGGTTTGCGACCGCGACTGCCCGCTGTTTGTCCCACTGGTGGAAAACGGATGGATCGCCCAAGATGAGCAGGTTACGCGCCTAGTCGCGCAGCGCTACCTGACCCCGCTGAAGGAAGCCGGAATCGACACCCTGATTATGGGCTGCACACACTATCCCATTATTCAGCATATCATTTCGGAGGTGATGGGCGACGGCGTGACGCTGATTGACAGCGGCCGGGAAACCGCCTTTTACTGCGCTGAAATATTAGAAGCACAGGGCCTGCTTAGCGACAGAAAAACCGACGGGGACTGCTCCTTCTATGTCAGCGATCAGGTTGAAGGATTCTCACAGATAGCGGGGATCTTTCTCGGAAAGGACATCAAACGCGAAGTCAGCCATGTGAATATCGATTTATACTAA
- the rplL gene encoding 50S ribosomal protein L7/L12, translated as MSDKVVKLIEDVKSLTVLELSELVKALEEEFGVSAAAPVAVAAAAAPAAAAVEEKTEFDVILKAVGPNKIQVIKVVREITGLGLKEAKEVVDSAPKAVKEGASKDDCETIKAKLVEAGAEVEVK; from the coding sequence ATGTCAGATAAAGTTGTAAAATTAATTGAAGATGTAAAATCCCTTACCGTTCTTGAGCTTTCCGAGCTCGTAAAGGCTCTTGAAGAGGAATTCGGCGTATCCGCTGCTGCTCCTGTCGCTGTTGCTGCCGCTGCTGCTCCTGCTGCTGCCGCTGTTGAAGAGAAGACCGAGTTCGACGTTATTCTCAAAGCTGTTGGCCCAAACAAGATTCAGGTTATCAAAGTTGTCCGTGAAATCACAGGCCTTGGTCTGAAGGAAGCAAAAGAAGTCGTTGACAGCGCACCGAAGGCTGTTAAAGAAGGCGCTTCCAAAGACGACTGTGAAACAATTAAAGCCAAGCTTGTTGAGGCTGGCGCAGAAGTCGAAGTTAAATAA
- the rplA gene encoding 50S ribosomal protein L1, which translates to MKHGKKYVDNMKLVDRTKLYDANEALELCVKTGTSKFDETVEVHVKLGVDSRHADQQVRGAIVLPNGTGKKVRVLAICKGDAVKEAEAAGAEFVGAEEMVQKIQTENWMDFDILITTPDMMGLVGRLGKILGPRGLMPNPKAGTVTRDIGKAVTDAKAGKIEYRLDKTNIIHCSIGKVSFGGQKLLENFDALLGAIVKAKPAASKGQYVKSCVIASTMGPGVRINPNKVG; encoded by the coding sequence ATGAAACACGGAAAAAAATACGTTGATAACATGAAGCTTGTTGACCGTACAAAACTTTATGATGCAAACGAAGCGCTTGAACTTTGCGTCAAGACGGGAACATCCAAGTTTGACGAAACTGTTGAGGTTCATGTCAAACTGGGCGTCGACAGCCGCCACGCAGACCAACAGGTCCGCGGCGCTATCGTACTGCCGAACGGCACCGGCAAGAAAGTTCGCGTACTTGCAATCTGCAAGGGCGACGCTGTCAAAGAAGCCGAGGCTGCCGGTGCTGAATTTGTCGGCGCTGAAGAAATGGTACAGAAGATTCAGACTGAAAACTGGATGGATTTTGATATTCTTATCACCACTCCGGACATGATGGGTCTGGTTGGCCGTTTAGGTAAGATCTTGGGCCCCCGCGGCTTAATGCCTAACCCGAAAGCCGGCACTGTTACCCGCGACATCGGCAAGGCTGTTACAGATGCCAAAGCCGGTAAGATTGAGTATCGTCTTGATAAGACTAATATTATTCACTGTTCAATCGGCAAGGTTTCGTTCGGCGGACAGAAGCTGCTCGAAAACTTTGATGCTTTGCTCGGCGCAATTGTAAAGGCAAAACCGGCCGCTTCAAAGGGCCAGTATGTCAAGAGTTGCGTTATTGCTTCAACAATGGGCCCCGGTGTCAGAATCAACCCGAACAAGGTTGGCTGA
- the secE gene encoding preprotein translocase subunit SecE, translating into MADTTQKENFFAKTSKSTSKFFRDCKSEIKKIVWPTPQAVFKNTGVVLVTIFVIGLFIFGLDTLLMNLLGLIMNVAK; encoded by the coding sequence ATGGCAGATACAACTCAAAAAGAAAACTTTTTTGCCAAGACCAGCAAAAGCACCTCAAAGTTCTTCCGCGACTGCAAAAGCGAGATCAAGAAGATAGTTTGGCCGACACCGCAGGCTGTATTTAAGAATACCGGCGTTGTTTTGGTAACAATATTTGTTATCGGCCTGTTTATCTTTGGACTCGACACGTTACTCATGAACCTGCTTGGATTGATTATGAATGTTGCAAAGTAG
- a CDS encoding metallophosphoesterase — protein MIYITGDTHGEMCRFDSGQIRKLKKGDTLIVCGDFGFIWDGGQKEEKSLKKLGKRKYNILFLDGTHENFDLLDQYPVTEWSGGQVQNISGNLYHLMRGQIFTIEGKKLFVFGGGETLEKQLRIAAGKWWEREMPSIEEMREGVKNLADADMAVDYIITHEPAPRVMSDTVNPKEKTNQLDSFFEQLVKQVKFSKWFFGSIHIDRKITAKNYAVFNDVLSVEPPQQRRFK, from the coding sequence GTGATTTACATAACAGGGGATACACATGGCGAGATGTGCCGCTTTGATTCCGGCCAGATCAGAAAATTGAAAAAAGGGGATACGCTTATTGTATGCGGGGATTTCGGTTTTATCTGGGACGGAGGGCAAAAAGAAGAGAAGAGTCTTAAAAAGCTGGGAAAAAGGAAATATAACATCCTCTTTTTGGATGGAACGCATGAAAACTTTGATTTGCTGGATCAATATCCGGTGACAGAATGGAGCGGCGGTCAGGTGCAGAATATCAGCGGTAATCTGTACCATCTGATGCGCGGTCAGATTTTTACCATTGAGGGTAAAAAACTGTTTGTGTTCGGTGGCGGAGAAACTTTGGAAAAACAGCTTCGCATTGCCGCCGGAAAATGGTGGGAACGTGAAATGCCAAGCATTGAGGAGATGCGCGAAGGCGTAAAGAACCTGGCTGACGCCGATATGGCGGTAGATTATATTATCACACATGAGCCGGCTCCTCGGGTAATGTCCGATACGGTTAATCCGAAGGAAAAAACCAATCAGCTTGATTCGTTTTTTGAGCAGCTTGTTAAGCAGGTCAAATTCAGCAAGTGGTTTTTCGGGAGCATCCATATTGACCGCAAAATTACGGCTAAAAATTACGCTGTATTTAATGATGTGCTTTCGGTGGAGCCACCGCAGCAAAGAAGATTCAAATAA
- the rplJ gene encoding 50S ribosomal protein L10: MPSEKILEQKKQVVAALAENLKAACTGILVDYKGITVAQDTKLRKELREAGDEYMVVKNTLLRLALKDAGIDGLDHVLEGTTAIAISKDDYVSSAKILAKFAETSKKFELKAGFVDGGAISADGVKELASLPAKEVLVAQVLGGLNAPITGFVTVLNGTIKGLVVALNAIAEKQAANA; this comes from the coding sequence TTGCCAAGTGAAAAGATTTTAGAGCAAAAAAAGCAGGTGGTTGCGGCTCTTGCCGAAAACCTGAAAGCTGCATGCACCGGTATCCTTGTGGACTATAAGGGCATTACGGTCGCTCAGGATACAAAGCTCCGTAAGGAACTGCGTGAAGCCGGAGACGAGTATATGGTCGTTAAGAACACTCTGCTGCGTCTTGCGTTAAAAGATGCGGGCATTGATGGTCTGGACCATGTTCTGGAAGGTACAACCGCAATTGCAATCAGCAAAGACGATTACGTTTCCAGCGCGAAAATCCTCGCTAAGTTTGCTGAAACAAGCAAGAAGTTTGAACTCAAAGCCGGATTTGTCGACGGCGGCGCCATCAGCGCTGACGGAGTCAAGGAATTGGCGTCCCTGCCTGCTAAAGAGGTTTTGGTCGCACAGGTTCTAGGTGGTTTGAACGCTCCTATTACAGGCTTTGTTACTGTGCTTAACGGTACAATAAAGGGCTTGGTTGTCGCTTTGAACGCGATTGCGGAAAAGCAGGCTGCCAACGCATAA
- the argS gene encoding arginine--tRNA ligase, protein MSKIVLQATNELKNAILSAVEKAQSGGDLPQADMPPFSIEVPADRSHGDWSTNAAMVSAKAFHLSPRKIAQLITDHIVLEGTFFDRLEIAGPGFINFFLNQRFYCEVLKDITRCGASYGRSDYGKKDKIMVEFVSANPTGPMHMGNARGGALGDCLAAVLDAAGYDVWREFYVNDAGNQIEKFGNSLSARYLQIFKGEDAVEFPEDGYHGEDIRDSAAEFAKENGDRYVNADPAELQKALIDFALPKNITKMKADLKKYGIVYDEWFLESRLHEDGELEETIQILKKKGLTYEKDGAVWYKATDFGAEKDEVLVRQNGNPTYFAADIAYHRNKFAKRGFERCIDVWGADHHGHIARMKGAMNAVGLDGDKLDVVLIQLVRLVKGGEVVRMSKRTGKAIQLADLLEEVPVDAARFYFNQREASSQMDFDLDLAVQQDSQNPVYYVQYARARICSIFKALSAEKIFLRDCTDEELALLTAPEEIELIRHLSAYTGEIVAAAQDYDPARITRYVITLATLFHKFYNACRVKGEDESLTAARLYLCSATSTVICNVLSMLKISAPESM, encoded by the coding sequence ATGTCAAAAATAGTGTTACAGGCGACCAATGAACTGAAAAACGCAATTCTCTCCGCGGTGGAAAAAGCACAGTCCGGCGGTGACCTGCCGCAGGCCGACATGCCCCCGTTTTCCATCGAAGTGCCTGCGGACCGCAGCCACGGTGACTGGTCTACCAACGCAGCGATGGTATCCGCCAAGGCGTTTCACCTGTCACCACGGAAAATTGCACAGCTTATCACGGATCATATTGTGCTTGAAGGCACATTTTTTGACCGTCTTGAAATTGCCGGACCCGGTTTTATTAATTTCTTTCTGAATCAACGCTTTTATTGTGAGGTTCTAAAGGATATCACGCGGTGCGGCGCTTCATACGGCCGCAGCGACTATGGAAAAAAAGATAAAATCATGGTTGAATTTGTTTCAGCGAATCCGACCGGGCCCATGCACATGGGCAACGCGCGCGGCGGTGCGTTGGGCGACTGCCTCGCAGCTGTTCTTGACGCTGCGGGCTATGACGTATGGCGCGAGTTTTACGTAAACGACGCCGGCAACCAGATTGAAAAATTCGGCAATTCCCTTTCCGCACGCTATTTACAGATATTTAAAGGCGAGGATGCGGTTGAATTTCCGGAGGACGGCTATCACGGGGAGGATATCCGTGACAGCGCCGCTGAATTCGCAAAAGAAAACGGCGACAGATATGTCAATGCGGATCCCGCGGAACTGCAGAAGGCCCTGATTGATTTTGCACTTCCGAAAAACATCACTAAGATGAAAGCCGATTTGAAAAAATACGGGATTGTTTATGACGAATGGTTCCTCGAAAGCCGTTTGCATGAGGATGGCGAACTGGAGGAAACGATTCAGATTTTAAAGAAAAAAGGTCTGACCTACGAAAAGGACGGCGCCGTCTGGTACAAGGCCACTGATTTCGGCGCGGAAAAGGACGAAGTCCTTGTGCGCCAAAACGGAAATCCAACTTATTTCGCGGCAGACATCGCCTATCATAGAAATAAATTCGCAAAACGCGGCTTTGAACGCTGCATTGACGTTTGGGGTGCGGATCATCACGGCCACATAGCCAGAATGAAAGGCGCCATGAACGCGGTCGGCCTTGACGGCGACAAGCTGGACGTAGTGCTGATTCAGCTGGTGCGGCTTGTCAAGGGCGGCGAGGTAGTGCGCATGAGCAAACGTACCGGCAAGGCAATTCAATTGGCTGACCTGCTTGAAGAAGTGCCGGTGGACGCGGCTAGATTTTACTTCAACCAGCGTGAAGCGAGCTCCCAGATGGATTTTGACCTTGACCTTGCCGTTCAGCAGGATTCACAGAATCCGGTTTACTACGTACAGTATGCAAGAGCGAGAATATGCAGTATTTTCAAAGCCCTTTCCGCTGAAAAAATTTTTCTGCGGGACTGCACCGACGAAGAGCTTGCGCTTTTGACAGCACCCGAAGAAATTGAGCTGATCCGGCATCTTTCAGCCTACACGGGTGAAATTGTCGCCGCAGCCCAGGATTATGATCCTGCAAGAATTACCCGCTATGTTATCACATTGGCAACGCTCTTCCATAAATTTTACAATGCCTGCCGCGTAAAAGGCGAAGATGAAAGTTTGACCGCCGCAAGACTGTATTTATGCAGCGCGACATCCACCGTGATCTGTAATGTGCTTTCCATGTTGAAAATATCTGCGCCGGAAAGCATGTAA
- the nusG gene encoding transcription termination/antitermination protein NusG — protein MPEDAKWYVVHTYSGYENKVASNLEKTVENRQIHDLIQEIRVPTETVTEIKDNKRRDVERKIFPGYVLVKMLLTDESWYVVRNIRGCTGFVGPSSKPIPLTDEEVAKLGVEQKQIEVSYSIGDSVHIIDGPLEGFVGTVEEVDVDKNRVRVTVSMFGRETPVELELDQAEAME, from the coding sequence ATGCCTGAAGACGCAAAGTGGTATGTTGTTCATACTTATTCCGGGTATGAAAACAAGGTAGCCTCTAATCTTGAAAAGACTGTGGAAAACCGTCAGATCCATGATTTAATTCAGGAAATACGTGTGCCGACGGAAACTGTTACCGAAATTAAAGATAACAAAAGGCGTGACGTTGAGCGCAAGATTTTCCCCGGTTATGTTCTGGTGAAGATGCTTCTTACCGATGAGTCATGGTATGTTGTCCGCAACATCAGGGGCTGTACAGGCTTTGTGGGTCCATCTTCAAAGCCCATTCCGCTCACGGATGAAGAAGTAGCGAAATTAGGCGTTGAACAGAAACAAATTGAGGTTTCCTACAGCATCGGCGACTCCGTACACATTATCGACGGCCCGCTTGAGGGTTTTGTCGGTACTGTCGAAGAGGTGGATGTCGACAAAAACCGTGTTCGCGTAACAGTTTCTATGTTTGGACGCGAAACACCGGTCGAGCTTGAGCTGGATCAGGCTGAAGCGATGGAATAA
- a CDS encoding homocysteine S-methyltransferase family protein — protein MSFPFNLPLLLDGATATNLAAAGMPSGVCVEKWILENPQKLMDLQSDFIAAGAQAVYAPTFGANRACLSNYGLEHEVTGMNQKLVALSQSIAKPAGVLVGGNVCPTGLFVPPFGDSDFDDIYDIYREQIRALDDAGVDFIIIETQTSFADMRAAVLAARTTNLPTFVTITVDESGHTLTGGSLLPTVITLQAMGINAIGLNCSFGPEHMLEYVEQAAAHVSVPMIAKPNAGVPMWNSPAGEGILSPGEFAVQMRRLMEAGARIVGGCCGSTPEHLKALAAVVKDFAPPEIPVEPDCYAAANEREAFFLGDDIVFSEPISCTSSLGEDLIDLDDEQVTAALVEVNSIDDAMLLCENSTMSRLPVAVHCDSLPVLDAALRYFQGRLIVDSACSIETELIEPLAVKYGAIIY, from the coding sequence ATGAGTTTCCCTTTTAATCTCCCCCTCCTTCTGGATGGCGCAACGGCCACAAATCTGGCCGCCGCCGGAATGCCAAGCGGCGTTTGTGTGGAAAAATGGATTTTGGAAAACCCCCAGAAGCTCATGGATCTGCAAAGCGATTTTATCGCCGCAGGCGCACAGGCGGTTTATGCGCCGACATTTGGCGCTAACAGGGCCTGTCTTAGTAATTATGGCCTGGAACACGAAGTAACCGGCATGAACCAAAAGCTTGTTGCGCTGTCCCAAAGCATTGCGAAACCCGCCGGCGTATTGGTGGGGGGAAACGTCTGCCCCACCGGCCTGTTTGTGCCGCCGTTCGGCGACTCTGATTTTGACGATATCTATGACATTTACCGGGAGCAGATACGCGCTTTGGACGACGCGGGCGTCGATTTTATCATCATTGAAACACAGACTTCGTTTGCCGACATGCGCGCGGCGGTACTTGCCGCGCGGACGACCAATTTGCCGACATTTGTAACCATCACCGTCGATGAAAGCGGACACACACTCACCGGGGGCAGCCTCCTGCCCACTGTGATCACCCTTCAGGCCATGGGAATCAATGCAATCGGGCTGAACTGTTCCTTCGGGCCGGAGCACATGCTGGAATACGTTGAACAGGCTGCCGCGCATGTCAGCGTGCCAATGATTGCCAAACCGAACGCCGGTGTTCCGATGTGGAATTCCCCCGCTGGGGAAGGAATCCTTTCCCCCGGGGAATTTGCCGTTCAAATGCGCAGACTAATGGAAGCGGGTGCAAGGATTGTCGGAGGCTGCTGCGGTTCTACACCGGAGCATCTGAAAGCTCTCGCTGCGGTGGTGAAAGATTTTGCCCCGCCCGAAATACCGGTAGAGCCCGACTGTTACGCCGCGGCAAATGAGCGGGAAGCATTTTTTCTGGGAGACGACATCGTATTCAGCGAACCGATTTCCTGCACTAGTTCGCTGGGAGAAGATTTGATTGACCTTGACGATGAACAAGTCACTGCGGCGCTTGTTGAAGTGAACAGTATAGACGACGCAATGCTGCTGTGTGAAAACAGCACGATGTCGCGCCTTCCCGTTGCCGTACACTGTGACAGCCTGCCGGTACTTGACGCGGCGCTCCGCTATTTTCAGGGCCGGCTGATTGTTGATTCGGCCTGTTCAATAGAAACGGAACTGATTGAGCCGCTCGCAGTAAAATACGGCGCGATTATTTATTAA